The genomic segment TTTTGTAAGTATCATACTAGCATTGAAAAAGATTGTAAAATCCTAATTTTCTTGTACAGAAAATGACGGGAAAGAACTCGTGAAGAAAGATAGAATCTAATCAGGAGGTGTTAAAATGAATTCATTTATTGGAGATGTACCTTTATGCTACACTAACTCAGTCGCTATGGTGCTAAAGTCTTATGGGTATCATTTTCAACCTGAGTATATAGAAGCCCTAATGGTAATGGGTAATGGGGCAAGCTTTGTTGATAAGAATACAAAACACCCATTAGTTTTTTTTGACAACGGACTACCCGATTTATCTATTAGTAACTCTTTAACTATGCTTGGATTCAATTATGAAGAATTTTACTTAACTGATATTGACGAAAATTCCATCGAACTTAGTAAGAAAAAATTAGAACAGTTTTTGAGAAGGGGGTCAGTTATTGTTGGTCCCTTAGATATGGGACACTTAAACTACAATCCAAATTCTATCAATCAAAGCGGAGTTGATCATTTTGTTTCAGTAACAAATCTAGAAAATGATTATATCTATTTACATGACCCTGCTGGTTATCCTTATATGAAAATGAGATTTGAAGAGTTTGTAAAAGCTTGGAGAGCCGAAGATGTTGATTATAAAAGAGGATCATTTTCAATGTGGGGAAATTTATACCGAACTAAAACACCCACTGCTAAAGAAATTTTTCATTGCGTATCAATTGTTATGAAAACTCGTTATGAACAGGGAGATACAAAAGTAATAGAGTATTACGCGAATGCGATTAAAACAAATGGTTTAAATCAACAGCAACAAAAAATTCATCACTATTTTAGTTTTCGATTAGCTTCTGCTAGAAATTTATATATGAGTGAGTTCCTTAAAGAATTTGACTTACCTAGAGCCGAAATTAAGGAGAAATTGGCTATTTCGTTTGGACAAGCACACTTGGACAGCATGAAAAAAGAATACACCAACTTGGCAAATACACTTATGGACATTGCTAAACTAGATGAACTATTTAGAACATTATGTATTCAATATAAAGGAGACTGATAATTATGGATAAAACCATTAATACAGAATTGGGGATTATACAAGAGGTTACTGTCGAAAAAATGAACTTTCTTTATATAGAAATACCGAATGATATAGACAATCAAAAAAAAGCTTGGCCCACATTTGAAGCCCGCTTTCCTTCTTTAACAGGCAGGAAAATGTATGGACTAGATTATGGAGAGAGCAAATTATACAGGGTATGTACACTCGTTCTGGAAAGTGATCATGGAGAATTATTTGGATTTGATCAATTCGAATTTGAGGGAGGAACTTATATACGATTACGCCTCAAATTTGATCCACCAGAACTATATGAAAAAATCGGTCCAGCTTATCAGTTATTAATTGGTCATTACGAAGAGGATATCAATTGGTCATTTCCATTTATAGAACACTATAAGGCAAAAAACATACTAGATATCATGATTCCAATTACAAAATGATAATATCGATTTTATTATACTTACTACACAATCAAAGATAGTGAATCGCCATATGACAGAATTAAGTAATAGTAAATTTCAAGTTTAAGTTAGCCACCTATTTTATCAAATGTATCTTTGCTTAAATAGTAGTGCTTTAATTGATTAATAGAAAGCCGATTGAACAAGTGACCTTTAAACGAGGAAGTATTTTATTCAACTGGGTGACTAACTTGAAATTTACGTTACAATAAAAGATAAAATACTATGTTTTTTTAATAAAACCTATAGAACTCTGATTTGTATAATGAGTAATTCTATAATACTGTTGTGTTCAAATATAAAAAAAATAATCCTGTATAATTAGGATTCCTAACACACTATTTTATGTAATTTCATGTGTTAAAACTTAATAGGAATTTAAATTTTATTATTAGATTTTTTAATCATTCACACGAAAATTAATTTTATAAAGACCATACTCTATACTCTTATTTTTTTTTCAAGAACTCAAAAAAGCGGAAACTCCCAGAATTTTAAATCTGGGAGTTTCCGCTTTTGTCATTTCAAGGATGGACTATTGTCCCAGCCTCTTCTAGTTTATTCTTAAGATATTTTTACTGTCTCTGCAGGTGCTGATACTTCTTTTTATTCTTTTCGACCTTTCAACTTATACTTCATTAATCTCATGGCATTGAAAATTACCACCAGGATACTACCTTCATGAACCAACATTCCGATAGACATATTCATCCATTCGCTGAAGAAGACGCTGGTCAACAAGACCAACACTACTCCAATTGAAATCGCGATATTTTGTTTCATATTATTTGCGGTGGCTTTTACTATTCCTAATGCGTGAGGCAAGTTGCTGAAGTTCGAGTTCATTAAAACGACATCGGATGTTTCAATCGCTACGTCCGTTCCGCTTCCCATTGCGATGCCAATGTCTGCTAAAGCTAAGGACGGACTATCGTTAACGCCATCTCCAACAAAGGCTACAATTTGACCACGTTGTTGAAGTTTTCCGATATAAGCCGATTTGTCTTCCGGCAACATGTGGCCGTGAGCTTCGGTCAAACCAAGTTCGCCGGCGACCACATCAACGGTTCCTTGGTTATCTCCTGAAAGAACGACTAGATTTTTCACGCCCAAGTCTTTTAATTCCTGCAAATTAGCTTTCACACCCGGACGGACTTGATCGCGAATGCCCATCAGTACTTTTAATTCACCGTCGACCGCTGTCAAAACGAGAGAGTTCCCTTGTTGTTCAAACCGTTTGACATCTTTTTGCACTTTTTTGCTGAGAGTGACATTTTCTTTTTCCATCAAGGCCACATTCCCAACAGCCACTCTATGTCCAGCTACACTTGAAACGATTCCGCCGCCTTTCACGACTTCAGTTCCTTCAACAGGATAAAAGTTTGTTTCTCCAATTTGATTTAAGACCGCTTTTGCTAATGGATGATCTGATTCCCGTTCCACACTGGCCAGATAGCCAAGCGTTTCAGCAGAATCTTTTTCATACAGTTCAGTCGCTGCAACGGTTGGGTTTCCGACAGTTAAAGTACCTGTCTTATCAAATACAATTGTATCCACATTGCTGAAGTCTTGAATGACTTCACTCCCTTTTAAAAGAACACCGTTACGAGCACCATTCCCAATACCGGCAACGTTTGAGACAGGCACTCCGATAACTAATGCGCCTGGGCAACCTAGAACCAAGATGGTGATTGCTAACTCAATATTTTGACTGAACGCCCATACAACAATTGCCAGAACCAAGACAGCTGGTGTGTAGTATTTAGAAAAGCGATCAATGAACCGTTCCGCTTCGGATTTAGAATCTTGTGCTTCTTCCACGAGTTCAATAATTTTTCCAAATGTGGTGTCCTCACCAACTCGGTCAGCTCTGATTTGAATCGTTCCGTTTTCTAAAATGGTTCCTGCAAAAACTTCTGCATCAGCTAGCTTGTTGACCGGAACAGCTTCACCTGTAATGCTAGCTTCATTGATATGCCCTTCACCCGTAAGGACTGTGCCATCTACTGGAACTTTCGCACCCGTTTTAACGAGCAAGATATCCCCTTCATCTACATCATCCACTTCTACTTCTTCAAATTCGCCATTATCCATTTGTTTCAAGGCGCTTTCGGGTGCCATTTCAGTCAATTCTTTGATAGCAGATCGCGTTTGGTTCAATGTTCGTTGTTCCAAGTAGTGTCCGAATAAGAATAAGAACGTGACAATAGCCGATTCTTCATAATTTTGAATAAAAAGCGCACCAATCGCTGCAATACTGACTAAGACATCAATACTGATGACTTTGACTTTCATTGCTTGAAACGCTTGAATGGCAATTGGCGTAATCCCAAAGACAGAGGCGATGATCAAAGACCACTCTGAAAGTCCTACGTTTTCTAAAACAAAGTGACTGAAGAAACCGAGTGCGATTAACAATCCACTGATGACGGTGATAACATTTTTCTTGCTTAATATATATTGTTGCATGCTTTTTCCCTCCAAATTTAATTTCTCTTTTATTGATAAACACAGTATAAGATAATTGCCTAAGTAATTAATTGACTGACATCAAGTTTTGAAAAAATACGTGTCCCTTTTCACTATTTTTTTGATCTAACAGCCTCAATGACACTTATTCCTCTTTACAGTTATAACGATACCCTCTTTTTATCGAATAAAAATTGACGGCTATCAAGTTTAGAAAGTTCTCTTTTATCGTTTCTAAGCACCTCGAATCGGATTGCAACAAAAAAGCAATCCCGGAAAAATAGCTTTTCTTCCAGAATTGCCTAGTTCATTTAATCTGTTAAGCGGCCTTGACTTTTGCTTTAAGGACCGGATAGCCTACGTTTTCGATAGCTTTTTGAATCTCTTCAATCGAAGTGACAGCTGAATCAAAATTGGTTTTGACTTTGCTGGAGTTGAATAATACTTTAATGCTGTCTTTATCAATACCGTTAACTGATTTCAAGGCACCTTCAATTTTTTGCATACAACTTGGACAAGACAACGTTTCTAATTGCAATATAGCTTTTTCCATAATTCCTATCTCCTTTATGTGTTTTTATTTTATCGGCAGCAGATTAATGAACACTGCCTTTTCCTCTTTACAACTGTAGTATAGCTCACTTTTAGCAAACGAAAATTGACGCATATCAAGTTTTGCACTTCTTTTTATCTTTTTGCTCAATTCACCATCTTAATAGCCTTTTTCTGCCCCTTATTGCCATCAGAATAATAAGAAATTGGTGGATAGTCTTGTCTGCGTATAAACCATACTACAATCGCGCCAATAAACAGGGCCAGAGACAAGGCTTGCGAAACGCGGATCCACTCGCCAATCCATAAACTGTCCGTTCGCATACCTTCAATGAAGAACCGACCCACTGAGTACCACAAAACGTAACTCAAAGCGACTTCTCCTTGACGCAAAAGCTGTTTTCGGTTCCGTATAGTGACGATGAGGACAAAGCCCAACAAACTCCACAATGACTCGTATAAAAAAGTCGGATGGTAGTAGGTACCATTGATATTCATTTGTTCAATGATAAATTCAGGTAAATAAAGATTTTCCAAGAATTGACGAGTAACCGGTCCACCATGAGCTTCCTGATTCATAAAATTGCCCCAACGACCAATGGACTGGGCTAACAATACATTGGGCGCTAAAATATCAAGAACGAGTGCCAAAGAAGTACCTTTTTTCTTTGCATACCAATATAGCGTACCCCCTCCTGCAATCAATCCCCCATAAATCGCAATGCCGCCATTCCAAATCGCAAGGATTTGTCCTGGATTTTGCAGATAATAACCAAGTTCAAATAACACATAATAAAGCCGAGCGCCGAGGAGTCCAATCGGAATTGCCCATAAGGCCATATCGATAATGGTATCCTCTTCCAGTCCTTTTTTCTTTGCTTCCTTGGTGCTCAACTGGAGAGCCGCTAATATGCCCGCTGCAATAATGACTCCATACCAATGAATCACAACAGAACCAATCTCCACCGCATGGGGATTCAAAACGCCTAATACGAATTCCATTCTATTTGCTCCATTTCTTCAATTTTTCGCGTCATTCTAGTCATGGTGATGCTGAACAAGATTCCGGCTAAGCTCCATGGAAACCAAACAGTGAATACACTTTTAGCTCCCTGGTCACTCGCTTCGTAATACGCCACTTTTCCGTGTCCGATTACGCCGGCTCCTTTTACAACTTCCTCTTCTTTTTCCATAGCTAACCTATCTGCCTCAACAACGTTAGACGTTTTTGCTTCGCCGCCAATCGTGTTCTTGGTGAAAGGGACGACAAAGAATGCACCCGCTGCTGACAACGTGATGGCAACTATCACCCAAAAATAATGCACATTCACCCCTACTTATTTTTACGTTTTGTTCGACAACCCTATCTTAAAGAAAAATAAAACAAAAAAACTTGAGGGTTATCATGTTTGTGCTTTTATTTTTCCAATGAATGAAGGTCGTTCTGTCTTAAAAAAGCCAAAAACGGACAGATGGAAGCAAAAGCACTGAGTTCTGTCCCGTTGTTAATGAAGAGCGACAGAACACCAACGTGTAGAAAAAAGTGTGTCCGATTATTCGCTGTAAAGCAATAAATCATCTAAATCCTGAATCTTGATCCTTTTCCCAGACAGCTGTTGAATCAATCCCTCGTCCTCCAATTCTCCAAATTTGCGACTGATGGTCTCAGGTGTCGTTCCTAAATAGGAAGCAATGTCCTTTTTTGCCATCGGCAGGGTGATGGTGGGAGAGTTGCCCATTTCAGGTTCCACATTTTCTGCCAAAAACAAAACTAAACGGGTAATGACACTCTCCACGGCTACTTGTGCGGTTTGACGTTCGGAGCTTTCTAACCGCTGCGACATCTCTCCTAGCAGCTTTAACGAAATTGCAGGATACTCTTTTAGAAACTCTTGTACATCATGTTGTTGAATCATGCAGACAGACGTATCTCGAGTAGCTTCTGCGTATTCCTCGTGCACAGCATCAGGATTGAACAACGTCCATTCTCCCGTAAAGTCACCCGGATTCAAAATACGAACTAGTTGCTCTTTGCCAGAATCAGACAAGCGATAGATGCGGACTTTTCCGCGATTCACAATATACAAGGCATCATCTTTTTCTTGCGAGCGAAACAGAAACTCCCCTTTTTGATAGTGATTCGTGTGAGCTTTTCCAGCGATGCGATCCATCGAGCTTTCCTCCAAATGATTGAATATCGGGACTAAGCGGATACAAGCTGAGTGGTCTCCTGCTGCATGTGGTTGGGTGTATTGAGTCAATTCGTTCTCCCCTTTATCAGTTTATTGTCCTTTTTTTAACTTTCCTATATTTAGTATAAAGGCCCCCTACCTCAAAAAAATTGACGCTCATCAAGAAAAGTCTTTTTAACGGCAAAAAAATAGGAGCTGGAAAGAGTCCCAACCCCAAAATCTTTAATTTTTAAATGTATGTTTACGAAAAACCTAATCTTCATCCTCATCAAACGCATCGTCGTCTTCCAATGCCTCTTTGCCAATGAACGCTTGCAGCATCCAAATGTTTTTATCTAAGTCATTTTTAAAAGCAATCAGTGTATCTTCTAAAGCATCGTCACCCTCATCTTGTACTAAACGAATAGCACGAATCGTTAATTCACGGGTACTTCTGAAATCTTCGATAATATTTTCAACCATGTCTTCTGCTTTAGCGTATTTATTGATGGCATCTTCTGAAAGCATGGAATATTTTTCAAATTCAGCGGTGGTTGAAGCCGGTTTATGACCGGAAATAATCAAGCGTTCTGCTAGTTTGTCGAACCATTCTTCGTTTTGATTATACAATTCTTCAAATTTTTCATGCAGGGTGAAGAAATTAGCGCCATTTACATACCAGTGATATTGGTGCAATTTCACATGTAAAGTATGCATGTTCCCTAAAAGATGATCCGAAATGGCCGCTGCATTAATTTTTGTATGATGGACATGTTCCTTGTGTTCTTGTTCTTCTTGAAATCTTTCTTGGGGTGTTCTTTCTTGAGAAGCTTTATTTTCAGTCATGATCTATTCCTCCTATAATTTTGGTTTGTTTAAAATAGCTTCCTTTGATTCCTCCTTTTCCT from the Carnobacterium inhibens subsp. inhibens DSM 13024 genome contains:
- a CDS encoding Crp/Fnr family transcriptional regulator, encoding MTQYTQPHAAGDHSACIRLVPIFNHLEESSMDRIAGKAHTNHYQKGEFLFRSQEKDDALYIVNRGKVRIYRLSDSGKEQLVRILNPGDFTGEWTLFNPDAVHEEYAEATRDTSVCMIQQHDVQEFLKEYPAISLKLLGEMSQRLESSERQTAQVAVESVITRLVLFLAENVEPEMGNSPTITLPMAKKDIASYLGTTPETISRKFGELEDEGLIQQLSGKRIKIQDLDDLLLYSE
- a CDS encoding Dps family protein — its product is MTENKASQERTPQERFQEEQEHKEHVHHTKINAAAISDHLLGNMHTLHVKLHQYHWYVNGANFFTLHEKFEELYNQNEEWFDKLAERLIISGHKPASTTAEFEKYSMLSEDAINKYAKAEDMVENIIEDFRSTRELTIRAIRLVQDEGDDALEDTLIAFKNDLDKNIWMLQAFIGKEALEDDDAFDEDED
- a CDS encoding heavy-metal-associated domain-containing protein, encoding MEKAILQLETLSCPSCMQKIEGALKSVNGIDKDSIKVLFNSSKVKTNFDSAVTSIEEIQKAIENVGYPVLKAKVKAA
- the lgt gene encoding prolipoprotein diacylglyceryl transferase; the encoded protein is MEFVLGVLNPHAVEIGSVVIHWYGVIIAAGILAALQLSTKEAKKKGLEEDTIIDMALWAIPIGLLGARLYYVLFELGYYLQNPGQILAIWNGGIAIYGGLIAGGGTLYWYAKKKGTSLALVLDILAPNVLLAQSIGRWGNFMNQEAHGGPVTRQFLENLYLPEFIIEQMNINGTYYHPTFLYESLWSLLGFVLIVTIRNRKQLLRQGEVALSYVLWYSVGRFFIEGMRTDSLWIGEWIRVSQALSLALFIGAIVVWFIRRQDYPPISYYSDGNKGQKKAIKMVN
- a CDS encoding heavy metal translocating P-type ATPase, with protein sequence MQQYILSKKNVITVISGLLIALGFFSHFVLENVGLSEWSLIIASVFGITPIAIQAFQAMKVKVISIDVLVSIAAIGALFIQNYEESAIVTFLFLFGHYLEQRTLNQTRSAIKELTEMAPESALKQMDNGEFEEVEVDDVDEGDILLVKTGAKVPVDGTVLTGEGHINEASITGEAVPVNKLADAEVFAGTILENGTIQIRADRVGEDTTFGKIIELVEEAQDSKSEAERFIDRFSKYYTPAVLVLAIVVWAFSQNIELAITILVLGCPGALVIGVPVSNVAGIGNGARNGVLLKGSEVIQDFSNVDTIVFDKTGTLTVGNPTVAATELYEKDSAETLGYLASVERESDHPLAKAVLNQIGETNFYPVEGTEVVKGGGIVSSVAGHRVAVGNVALMEKENVTLSKKVQKDVKRFEQQGNSLVLTAVDGELKVLMGIRDQVRPGVKANLQELKDLGVKNLVVLSGDNQGTVDVVAGELGLTEAHGHMLPEDKSAYIGKLQQRGQIVAFVGDGVNDSPSLALADIGIAMGSGTDVAIETSDVVLMNSNFSNLPHALGIVKATANNMKQNIAISIGVVLVLLTSVFFSEWMNMSIGMLVHEGSILVVIFNAMRLMKYKLKGRKE